In Dromiciops gliroides isolate mDroGli1 chromosome 4, mDroGli1.pri, whole genome shotgun sequence, one DNA window encodes the following:
- the LOC122725519 gene encoding carbonyl reductase [NADPH] 2-like: protein MQINFTGLRALVTGAGKGIGRDTVKALQDSGANVVAVSRTKEDLVSLSKERPGIETVCVDLENWEATEHALGNIGPVDLLVNNAAILLIEPFLEVSKEAFDRTIHANLRSVIHLSQIVARGLIARGVPGSIVNVSSIVSRAAIQGLTCYSSTKGAMDMLTKVMALELGPHQIRVNTVNPTVVLTPMGKKVSDNPEFVKAMKKRTPLGKFAEVEDVVHSILFLLSDKSAMINGSGIMVDGGYLAS, encoded by the exons ATGCAGATCAACTTCACTGGCCTCAGGGCCCTGGTGACTGGTGCAGggaaag GAATTGGAAGGGATACAGTGAAGGCGCTGCAAGACTCTGGGGCTAACGTGGTGGCAGTGAGCAGGACCAAAGAGGACCTGGTCAGCCTTTCCAAGGAG CGTCCAGGGATAGAGACAGTCTGCGTGGACCTGGAAAATTGGGAGGCCACTGAACATGCACTGGGAAACATAGGCCCCGTGGACCTGTTGGTCAACAATGCAGCCATACTTCTGATAGAGCCCTTTTTGGAGGTTTCCAAGGAGGCTTTCGACAG GACCATCCATGCGAACCTTCGCTCAGTCATCCATCTTTCCCAG ATAGTAGCCAGGGGGCTGATTGCTCGAGGAGTCCCAGGATCTATCGTCAATGTCTCCAGCATAGTCTCTCGGGCGGCTATTCAAGGCTTGACCTGCTACA gtTCCACCAAAGGTGCAATGGACATGCTGACCAAGGTGATGGCTCTAGAGCTCGGGCCTCACCAG ATCCGGGTCAATACCGTGAATCCCACAGTGGTCCTCACTCCCATGGGGAAGAAGGTCTCTGATAATCCAGAATTTGTTAAAGCCATGAAGAAACGCACTCCCCTGGGGAAGTTTGCAG AGGTGGAGGACGTGGTTCACAGCATCCTCTTTCTGCTGAGTGACAAGAGTGCCATGATCAATGGCTCAGGCATCATGGTTGATGGCGGGTACCTGGCTTCCTAG